The following are from one region of the Coccinella septempunctata chromosome 7, icCocSept1.1, whole genome shotgun sequence genome:
- the LOC123316721 gene encoding uncharacterized protein LOC123316721: MSSSNNLFSDSTSIDSGVDDLQNPKFDYTGNFDRHGFRDGHGCQTWDRPFQHKYAGCFIYNNMHDKGFYFVRQEDGDSFYDGQFYNNKLEGYGQVIYKDGRAHEGLFKDNRKFGPGVLSYPDGTQDVGLWNGNYLIRLSISMSSDIVPSLCNNPVNKVKLLRFKKIVPALPERKDLAKDLMDGLTEDQALAPRYPELYNQHVRNENSLFFDRRFYDLAQLGSEDTLIEVLEDEAFVDALSDITDAEDNACPCIDERCVHVTKQINEMESELRRIHDLRTKYEEQLQKCKVCCKIHPPCPFVPVNSSSHNSTSESADGFSNDEDIKYPSRASSHKNNFFPKQGVEKNLEQMRMQTSIVEDIIINELETMQKILPDQNNEESINKIFMSTKQFHSDASMNSSDQEKFLDDVIEKYTCMCIDEEIPNADFLEEQLEKLQQQEKFYHTVVESLNRVLYKEFSTLHKSNFPKIVKIPVEDLLAWNNGKTAIEILQHSFRYRNFEKLLTYNIKSLLIGDRTAFAKLGRIESICISFLKHCVSNDIDEVRRDLFYHNVYPDLSDARGNTGLHLAVTFDHHEIIRQLANVGANLDVFNDECLTPLILSLLRYIATSNRVVFWDKAFLSELILNPRELDQVTQWRPHESLVSLGEFVGSMPNMQTTEHRSYTGTIKKSSEEMSVKIRSHLQSIKSSSISARINLNYLFSTSFVEDYEKYKKIVASKKVDDVEEKDVAAIVRTIEILLHYGADPNIGDLPMKPVLLSIFTKNLTLVEKLLQHAANPNSSTEEDLTALHILASLPFNSKNVQIADMFLRYSCDPNKKTSNDFWMEQNEELIGTYVSPLTDFEDYEGKTSLQMAVMRKDFDEDNVGHQCDLIKTLIQYGALHDHYYLGHTLLSMAVLRGNNKLIETLHNFVELGQPLGENMGNALTVLGLYRFQSVRPFNYCKSTIDVLISLGMNPFNPVYDFANIFEFFLYDYSNHVDFDIPRIRANLEANDASMRRLIYSNDLNLNKDCNRLSVAYLKEIGRNILMTLYRYKAVQILLLFASEDLLYHKCLENMAKLFTIQEALDCVKLFIKKNNVILDMDYEENILRVLNFIRDKSVRVKDMKKDHTKNAPITQEPSLIFQEEISKLHKKYEVPNYIVMYALDSNPDKYEVCFHCMRKSNKKLISCPCCDTVKFCSEMCNKYNMKLGTKHACNLFFYDETKTSQEKPSDMFPLTGIDLLMLEAKQTREEERLAEQLLRQAEEEEKLKKQLRKSQRGDSQVALQASKSRSRSLMDRSTSVCFILDKAKKKKKKPTVCCRRPSSIFICDETAQMAPRKFNCGFHCGQVIPDVNIDEEGNIVREKEFCECYPMYKKDHESAQGDEKERGVARPSEQLSTHYSLSDIWGGAFRSGEREMRDVEELDMLINTFTKEERRKSSGIEEVKEEEILEPQKEIETEGEVTETAKKHKPKKSESFLGKKKKSKKSDTKLEESEDKLKEITEETDADTKQKKKKDSKKKGKAEKKVKSDTEIEKEPETDAEPEKKKKKEKDTKKKGKPSKKVKSDTEIIKKKKEEKKDDGSKTAKKRKKSKSKSESEISLQREEKKQKKKKEISSESELDVKKKKKKKGREDKSVGGSSKHDKKTMTKEPKDKGKKKKKEEGTQADIEHKVKKPHETSSKSTTSSIKKKKRDESSESSKKPERKKQEKKIPEKNKPEKKKPEKKKPEKKKPEKKKLEKKEPKKKITKSTKKTLEKKSKREVKERPKSKKSDKRVTERKEKPKKVLQQKTKTDEKIPVKLFERHTDKTKRDVAISKTLASFKAIDSKLLDPEKLLALTTVDFKEFKKISRVYQYFLELIATYFPDFDLSCLMLPFACFMDGQLYYKFADALPYYCRTYSTI; the protein is encoded by the coding sequence ATGTCCAGTTCGAACAATCTATTTTCCGATTCAACATCCATCGACTCTGGAGTGGATGATCTGCAAAATCCAAAATTCGATTACACCGGAAACTTCGATAGGCATGGCTTCAGAGACGGACATGGCTGCCAGACCTGGGACCGACCATTTCAGCACAAATACGCTGGTTGCTTCATCTACAACAACATGCACGATAAAGGATTCTATTTTGTGAGACAAGAGGATGGAGATTCCTTTTACGACGGCCAATTTTACAACAATAAACTCGAGGGTTATGGCCAAGTCATCTACAAGGATGGTAGGGCTCATGAGGGTCTTTtcaaggacaaccgaaagttcGGTCCAGGTGTCCTTTCGTATCCTGATGGTACCCAAGATGTCGGTTTATGGAATGGGAACTATCTGATACGACTCAGCATTTCAATGAGCTCAGATATTGTCCCTTCCTTGTGTAATAACCCTGTCAACAAGGTCAAATTGTTgcgtttcaaaaaaattgtgccTGCGCTTCCAGAGAGGAAAGATCTCGCGAAAGATCTGATGGATGGACTCACTGAAGATCAAGCTTTAGCTCCCAGATACCCGGAGTTGTACAATCAACATGTTAGAAACGAAAACTCATTGTTCTTTGATCGCAGGTTTTACGATCTGGCTCAACTAGGGTCAGAAGATACACTGATCGAAGTCTTGGAAGATGAAGCATTCGTGGATGCCCTATCAGACATAACTGATGCGGAAGACAATGCATGTCCTTGCATAGATGAAAGGTGTGTTCATGTAACGAAACAAATCAACGAAATGGAGTCGGAGCTGAGGAGAATTCACGATTTGAGAACTAAGTACGAAGAGCAACTCCAGAAATGCAAAGTATGCTGCAAAATACATCCACCCTGTCCATTTGTCCCTGTCAATTCCTCTTCTCACAACTCCACCAGTGAATCAGCAGATGGTTTTTCTAACGATGAGGACATCAAATATCCATCTAGAGCAAGTAGtcataagaataattttttcccGAAACAAGGAGTTGAGAAAAATTTGGAACAAATGAGGATGCAGACCAGTATCGTTGAGGATATCATTATAAACGAATTAGAAACGATGCAAAAGATTCTTCCAGATCAGAATAACGAAGAGAGCATCAACAAAATCTTCATGAGCACCAAACAATTTCACAGCGATGCTTCCATGAACAGCAGCGATCAAGAGAAATTTCTAGACGACGTAATCGAAAAATACACTTGCATGTGCATTGACGAGGAGATACCAAACGCTGATTTCCTAGAGGAACAACTGGAAAAACTCCAGCAACAGGAGAAGTTCTACCATACGGTTGTCGAATCTCTGAATCGAGTTCTCTATAAGGAATTTTCGACACTCCACAAGTCCAACTTTCCCAAAATTGTTAAGATACCAGTCGAAGATCTACTCGCTTGGAATAACGGAAAAACCGCTATTGAAATACTCCAACATTCGTTCAGATacagaaatttcgaaaaattactgACCTACAACATCAAATCTCTATTGATAGGGGACAGGACAGCTTTCGCTAAATTAGGAAGAATCGAGTCCATATGCATAAGTTTTCTGAAACACTGCGTCAGCAACGACATCGATGAAGTTCGCAGAGATCTGTTTTACCATAACGTTTATCCAGATTTATCTGACGCTAGAGGGAATACCGGTCTTCATTTGGCTGTGACATTTGACCACCACGAGATAATAAGACAACTCGCAAACGTCGGCGCCAACTTGGATGTCTTCAACGATGAATGTCTCACCCCCTTGATCCTCAGCCTCTTGAGATACATCGCAACCTCCAACAGGGTCGTTTTTTGGGACAAAGCCTTTCTGTCTGAATTGATTCTGAATCCTAGAGAACTAGACCAAGTAACGCAATGGCGACCACACGAGTCCCTGGTGAGCCTTGGGGAATTTGTAGGATCGATGCCAAACATGCAAACAACTGAACATCGTTCCTACACTGGTACAATAAAGAAAAGTTCCGAAGAAATGTCGGTCAAAATACGAAGCCACCTGCAGTCTATCAAGAGTAGCTCGATTTCTGCAAGGATCAATTTGAACTACTTGTTTTCTACATCCTTCGTCGAAGATTACGAAAAGTATAAGAAGATTGTGGCTTCGAAGAAGGTCGACGAtgtcgaggagaaagacgtggCTGCCATTGTGAGAACTATAGAAATTCTTCTTCACTATGGAGCTGATCCCAATATTGGAGATCTACCGATGAAACCTGTCTTGCTCTCAATCTTCACTAAGAATTTGACATTGGTGGAGAAATTGCTGCAGCATGCTGCCAACCCTAACAGCTCAACTGAGGAGGATTTAACAGCTTTGCATATTTTAGCCAGTCTACCTTTTAACTCGAAAAACGTTCAAATTGCTGATATGTTCCTTAGGTATTCCTGTGATCCGAACAAGAAGACCTCCAATGATTTTTGGATGGAGCAGAATGAAGAGCTGATTGGTACTTACGTCAGTCCCTTGACGGATTTTGAGGACTACGAAGGAAAAACGTCTCTGCAGATGGCAGTCATGAGGAAAGACTTCGATGAAGACAACGTTGGTCATCAATGTGACTTGATAAAGACTTTGATTCAGTACGGAGCTCTGCACGACCACTACTATTTGGGTCACACACTTCTCTCTATGGCAGTACTGAGAGGAAACAACAAACTGATAGAAACGTTACATAACTTCGTTGAACTGGGACAACCTTTGGGGGAAAATATGGGAAATGCTCTTACAGTCTTGGGATTGTACAGATTTCAGTCAGTCAGACCTTTCAATTATTGCAAGAGCACCATCGATGTACTGATTTCTTTAGGAATGAATCCTTTCAATCCAGTATATGATTTTGCGAACATCTTCGAATTTTTTCTTTACGACTATTCCAACCATGTGGATTTCGACATACCAAGAATTCGAGCTAATTTGGAAGCCAATGACGCATCAATGAGGAGGTTGATTTACTCTAACGATCTCAATCTGAATAAAGATTGTAACAGGTTGTCAGTAGCTTACTTGAAAGAAATAGGAAGGAATATCTTGATGACCTTATATAGGTATAAGGCTGTGCAGATTTTACTTTTATTCGCGTCTGAAGATCTGCTTTACCATAAGTGTTTAGAAAATATGGCCAAGCTTTTCACTATTCAAGAAGCCCTCGACTGTGTGAAACTCTTCATTAAAAAGAATAATGTAATCCTGGATATGGATTACGAAGAAAATATTCTCAGAGTTTTGAACTTTATAAGGGACAAATCTGTTAGGGTGAAAGACATGAAAAAAGATCATACGAAGAATGCGCCCATAACCCAAGAACCTTCTTTGATCTTCCAAGAGGAAATTTCTAAACTGCACAAGAAGTACGAAGTTCCAAACTATATAGTTATGTACGCTTTAGACAGCAATCCGGACAAATACGAGGTCTGCTTTCACTGTATGAGGAAATCTAATAAGAAGCTGATCTCCTGTCCTTGCTGTGACACAGTGAAATTTTGTTCAGAGATGTGTAACAAATACAATATGAAATTGGGCACAAAGCATGCCTGCAACCTTTTTTTCTACGACGAAACGAAAACCTCCCAGGAGAAACCCAGCGATATGTTTCCACTCACCGGAATAGATCTGCTGATGCTGGAGGCTAAACAGACGAGGGAAGAAGAACGACTGGCAGAACAGCTTCTGAGGCAGgccgaagaagaagaaaaactgaagaagCAGCTTCGAAAATCTCAAAGGGGTGATTCGCAAGTGGCATTGCAAGCTTCAAAGTCACGGTCAAGGTCACTAATGGACAGATCTACGTCAGTCTGCTTCATCCTGGATAAGGccaagaaaaagaagaagaaaccaACTGTATGTTGCAGGAGGCCTTCTTCCATTTTCATCTGCGATGAAACGGCTCAAATGGCACCAAGAAAGTTCAACTGTGGATTCCACTGTGGACAGGTTATACCAGATGTTAACATCGACGAAGAGGGTAATATAGTGAGAGAAAAAGAATTCTGCGAATGTTACCCCATGTATAAAAAAGACCATGAGTCAGCCCAGGGGGATGAAAAAGAAAGAGGCGTTGCCAGACCGAGTGAACAATTGTCTACACACTACAGTCTCAGTGATATATGGGGTGGAGCTTTCAGATCAGGAGAAAGAGAAATGAGGGACGTCGAAGAGCTTGATATGCTCATCAATACTTTCACCAAGGAAGAAAGACGAAAGAGCTCAGGAATAGAAGAAGTAAAAGAAGAAGAGATTTTAGAGCCCCAAAAAGAAATAGAGACTGAAGGTGAAGTAACTGAAACGGCCAAAAAGCACAAACCTAAAAAATCAGAAAGCTTCTTAGGTAAGAAAAAGAAGTCTAAAAAAAGTGACACGAAATTGGAAGAATCAGAAGACAAACTGAAAGAAATTACCGAGGAAACAGACGCAGATACTAAACAGAAGAAAAAAAAGGATTCAAAGAAGAAAGGGAAAGCCGAAAAAAAGGTGAAGAGTGATACCGAAATCGAAAAGGAGCCAGAAACGGATGCAGAGCctgaaaaaaagaagaagaaggaaaaagatacgaaaaaaaagGGAAAACCCAGCAAAAAGGTAAAAAGTGATACTGAAATTATCAAGAAGAAAAAAGAGGAGAAAAAAGACGATGGAAGTAAAACTGCAAAGAAAAGAAAGAAGAGTAAATCAAAGTCAGAAAGTGAAATTTCCTTACAACGTGAagaaaagaaacagaaaaaaaagaaagaaatttcTTCGGAAAGTGAATTGGAcgtaaagaagaaaaagaagaagaaaggcAGGGAAGACAAAAGTGTAGGAGGCTCAAGCAAACACGATAAAAAAACAATGACGAAAGAACCGAAGGATAAggggaaaaaaaagaaaaaagaggaGGGAACTCAAGCGGATATTGAACATAAAGTCAAAAAACCCCACGAAACATCTAGCAAGTCTACTACATCCAGtataaagaagaaaaaaaggGATGAGAGTTCAGAATCATCAAAGAAACCAGAAAGAAAGAAACAAGAAAAGAAGATACcagaaaaaaataaaccagaaaAGAAGAAACCAGAAAAGAAGAAACCAGAAAAGAAGAAacctgaaaagaaaaaattagaaaaaaaggaaccgaaaaagaaaataacgaaaagtACAAAGAAAACGCTGGAAAAGAAGTCGAAAAGAGAAGTGAAGGAAAGACCAAAAAGTAAGAAATCAGATAAAAGAGTAACGGAAAGAAAAGAGAAACCGAAAAAAGTACTGCAACAAAAGACTAAAACAGATGAAAAGATTCCAGTTAAGTTATTCGAGCGCCATACAGATAAAACTAAAAGAGACGTTGCTATATCGAAAACTTTGGCATCTTTCAAAGCTATAGACTCGAAGCTGTTAGACCCGGAAAAGTTACTGGCTTTGACCACCGTTGATTTCAAGGAATTCAAGAAGATATCTAGGGTTTATCAGTATTTCCTGGAACTTATCGCTACATATTTCCCTGATTTCGACTTGAGCTGTCTGATGCTACCATTTGCGTGTTTCATGGACGGTCAGTTGTACTACAAGTTTGCAGACGCACTGCCCTATTACTGTCGAACCTACAGCACTATTTGA